CCAGGATGGCGTGAAAATGCTCCGGCTTGAAGCCAAGCCCGGTTGTCTGCGGAAGCTGGGTCATGCGGCGCTCCTTGAAAGTGACTGGGATGGAAGGTGATTGGGATGCGAGATCAGGCCCCGCACCCCGAATACCGGTCACGCAGGCGGCAGGTCACGGGCCAGTTCTTCCAGCGACCCCATACGGGCTGTTCCATCGGCCATTGCTGGCAGTTCGATATCGGCGCAGGTGCCTGCTGCAACCAAAGTCCAGGCGTTGCCCTGATAATCCACGGTCGATGTGCCCGAGCAGGTGGTGCCGGGGCCAGCGGCGCAGTCATTCGCACCAGCAAGCGAAATGCCAAAGCATTTTTCCATGGTGGCGGATTGTGCATGCGCATGACCGCCTGCAAGCGTCAGAGCGGTGGCCAATGATGCTGCAAGCGAAAGCGTGTTGGTTTTGGTTGTCATGAAATCAAACTCCTGTTGAAGGGTGCGTCAGCGCAGTCCCACAAGCCGTTACGCGGGAGGATGTCGCAACGTTACGCCGATCACGCGGTCGTTACTCAGCCGGCTGAGAATTAGCGTTTCTTAAAAAGCAAAGGGCAAGCTATGTAACAATCGTGAAGCGCGAACCGAAACGAGGACTTAATAGCTTGGCAGATACCGATGCCCTGGAGGACCTCATGCGCGCGGCAAATCGCGGCGATTCAGCCGCATATCACCGCCTGTTTACGGCGATCACGCCTGTTTTGCGCAAGGTCGTGCGCGCCCGCGGGGCGGCGCTGGGGCACGCGGGGTGCGAGGACGTGTTGCAAGATGTGCTGCTGGCGATCCACAGCAAGCGCCACACATGGCGCGAGGACGCGCCCTTGCGACCGTGGCTTTATGCCATTGCGCGACACAAGGTAGTAGATGCGTTTCGGGCACGCGGCAGACATGTTGCAGTATCTATTGATGATTTTGCCGAAGGGCTTCCGGCGACTGCGGGGCCTGATCCGATGGAAGGGCGCGACATGGACAAGGTGCTTGGACAGTTGGAACCGCGCGCGGCTGAGATTGTGCGCGCTTTCGGCCTGAATGGAGAGACGACCGCAGAGACGGCAGCGCGGCTGGACATGTCCGAGGGCGCTGTCCGCGTGGCCTTGCACCGGGCGCTGAAATCAATTGCCCGCCTGCGCGAAAGGATGATCGAATGAAAACCGAAGATCTTATCATGGCGCTATCAGCGGACACTTTGCCACGGAAATCCGTGGTACAGCAACTTGGGCGAGCAATGCCGGTCGCCATCCTGATATCTATCGCTGCGTTTTTTGCTTTCTGGGGGCCAAGGCCCGATATCTGGGCCGCGCTTGGGTCAGCGGCAGTGCTGAAAACCGTCCTGCCACTGTGCCTTGTTGTCTTGGCCGCAGCCCTAGCGCAGTCGCTGACGCATCCGGGCGCACGGCATGATATCCGCAGCGCAGCGCTTGGCCTGTCTGTTGTCTTGGTGCTTGGTGTCTTTGGGGCGGCGTTGCTGAACGCGGGTGGTGCAGGTCTGATCGCGGCACTGTCCACGCCCAGCCTGCTGACCTGCCTGCTTTCGATTCCGGTTCTTGGCTTGCCCGTTCTGGCCGCGGCATTCTGGGCGCTGTCATCGGGGGCCGCGTTGCGACCCCGGCTGACGGGTGCCGTAGCGGGGTTGATTGCAGGTGGTTTGGCGGCATCCGTCTATTCGCTCTATTGCGACAAGGACATGATCCTTTTTGTCGTGCCTGCCTATTTTGCCGCAATCGCATCCATCTCGGTCATTGGCGCTCTTCTTGGCCCGCGCCTGCTGAAATGGTAGCGACGACACCAAACTCCGCACAAAAGCCGTGGAGGACAGGGCGACTGATGCCTGAACCTCGCGCGTCAGCATCCTCTGAACACTGTAGCCCTCTTGGTGGAGATTAGCTTCTACCGGCATTCATTGCCGCATTCACGTCATCAACAGTTCGAAAACCAGCGCGACAATGACTGCGGAAATACGCTGCGCTGGAAATGAATGATCGCTTTGGCGAACGCTCGGCAGCAGACCTATCGGAGGCAATAGGCCGACCTTGTCGATCCGACCGTCACCATCGCAAGGGGCGGACTGCAGACTGTGATCTTGCAGCATTGCGCCCGCGGCATGTGATCAAGAAGGCAGCAGCCATCGCCTTTCGGCGTCAAATACTGCTGTAAAGTCGGCCATTCATGAAAACTATGTTTGCTATTCCCATTAAATATTTGCAGAATGCTCTGGCTGCTGTAAAAGATTTCGATCATAACAAGAGCCAACATGGGAGATGCTCGATGAATTTTTCCAATATTTCCAGAGCCTTGACTGCGGGCGCGCTGAGCGCGTTGATGTCGACATCTGCGCTTGCAGATGTTGTTACATTGCGCTTCGCAGGTGTTTTTCCGATTGATCACCAAGGCACAAAAATGATGCAGCAGATTGCAGATGAGGTTGCTGCTGCAGATGTCGGCCTCAACATTGACCTTTACCCTGCAAACCAGCTGGGTTCCGGCGAAGCCCTTTTCGAGATGGTGGCACGCGGCAATCTCGATCTTGCGTCAGCATTCATCTATGCTGACACGGACCCGCGTCTCGAATTTCTTTCCATGCCATACCTTGTGGGCGGCTGGGATGACATGGACAATATCATGCGCAGCATGGAGTCCGAGTATAACAAGATCCTTCAGGAAATTACGGACGAGTATCGCGTGCATGTCTTTGCACAGAACCCCGAAGGTTTTGTCGGTGTCGTCGCAACGCAAGAACCGGCGAACTGGAACACACTTGACGACAAAGGCATGAACATCCGGGTCTGGTCCTCGACGCTTGTCAGGTCCATGATGCAAAACAAGGGGTATAACACCACGACAATGGCGTGGGGCGACATCTTCCCTGCGATCCAATCTGGTATCGTTGACGGCGCGATCTGTTGCACCAAAACAGCGACCTACAACATCTTTGCCCAGTCCGACGTGGGCACGCATTTTGTAGAATATAACTCGATCTCCGAACTCACCAGCTATTATGCGTCACAGCGCACCCTCGACCGGCTGACCCCTGAGCAGGTTGAAGTTCTGCAAGCGGCCATGACCAAAGCGTCCGATGAGTTCTTCGAGTTCAACCGCACTAGCGACGAGGAGTACGCGCAAAGATTGCGGGACAGAGGGTACACGATCCTGAGCCTGAGCGAAGAAGAAATGGCCGTTATGATAAACATGGTCCGCGAAGAAATCTGGCCTTCGATGGGAGACAGCATCGGTCACGACATCGTTGATCGACTCAAAAGCTCGCTGGAGTGAGTCATCAAGAAAGAAAGCGCCGGCAGGAATGCCGGCGCTTTCTTCTTGCAGGAATAAGCAGACCAACAGCAGAGGGCGAACGGCTTGTCACATCCACATCCTGAATTGCCGATTGGGCCTGATGGCGCGGTTGTCAACCATCCAATAAAAATCACAGATGAGCTGCCCAAGTTCATAGGCGCGCCCCTGAACTGGATATCGATCGCGATGATGGGTATCGTGATTTTCTCCGGCTTTTTGATGGCCTGCACCTTTGGTGCCGTCGTCGTCATCAGATACGGTTTCGGTGGCGATCTTTTCGCTTATGAGGAATGGCTGCTTGCCATCGGCATCGTCGGTTTTTTTGCCGGTGCTGTTGTGGCTTCCGAACGCCAGGCGCATATCAGGGCCGATGTACTTGGCAGCGCCATTACGAATTCAACAGCGATCTGGTGGCGCAACTTCGTCGTCCTGGTGATTGAATTGTTCGTGACGTTGTTCATTGTCTATGCCTGCTATATCTCTATTGCTGACGACTTTTCTTTCCCCAGACTACGTGCCACGCCCGTTCTGGGTATTCCATTCGTATCGTGGCGCATCGCGATCATGATCGGTTTCACCCTGATGGCCGTGTTCACAGCCGCTTATCTTTACGTCCATATCCGGAAGGGGCTGGGCTTGCCACTCAAGTCCGATAGCGCGAAAGAGTCAAAGAAATGATCGTCACCGTAAGTCTCTTGATTGTAGTTGGTATGCTGCTGCTAGGCGTCAGCGTCTATGTAGCATTCGGGTCTGTATTGCTGTTTATCGCGCTTGTCGGGGATCAAGGTGTCGCAGGATTCCTGCCTAGAGGATCAGAGGGCCTTCGTTCGCTGGTCCTGCTCGCGGTACCATTGTTCATGATAGCCGGCGCCATCATGGAGAGAGGCAAGATCGCGGCCCCTCTTGTTTCTCTGGCCGAAATGTTCATTGGCCATATTAAAGGCGGCCTCAGCGCCGCGGCCGTTCTGGCCAGCGGTGTATTTGGGTCGATTTCGGGCAGTGCGAACGCGACACTGACCTGCATTGGCGGCATCATGATGCCGCACCTCAGACGCGCAAATTACCCGGAAGGAACATCTGCCGCGCTGATCGTGTCGGCAGCTCCTCTGGGCCTGCTTATCCCGCCAAGCGCATCACATATCCTGTATGGGTGGGTTGCGCAGCAAAACGTCTTGAGATGCTTTTTGTCAACGGTCATTCCAGCTCTTATCCTGATCACGCTTCTGATTGCGACGAACCAGTTCTTGCTGAGGAAAGTAACGGACCTCAAGCTCACAGATCGTCCAACCCCGTTCATACCAACATTCATCGGTCAAGGCCGTCTTGCCGGTCCTGCACTGATGATGCCCGTGATTATTCTGGGTGGTATCTATGGCGGGATCATGACCCCGACAGAAGCGGCTGGTATCGCAGTGATCTATGCCATTCCGATTGCGATCTACTATTACAAAGGGCTTACATGGAAAACGCTTGCCGAGACCGTCGGTCGTTCGGGCATCACAATCGGTGTCGTATTGTGTATGGTCTTCATGGTTCTGATTGTCTCTGACAACCTGATCGCTCAGGGCGCACCGAGAATGGCCCAGCAGATGGTCTACACGATTTCAGAAAATCCGATTGTGATCCTGTTGATGATCAATGTCGTGATGATCTTGATCGGGATGCTGATGGACGACATTTCGGGAATGCTTCTGGCAACTCCGATCCTGCTGCCCATCGCACAGAGCACAGGCATGGATCCTATTCACTTTGCCGCAGTGATTGGTGTGAACCTTGGCATGGCGAATATCACCCCACCGACAGCCCCCTTGCTTTATCTGGGCGCGCAGGTTTGTGATGTTTCAGTTTCGCGGATGCTGTGGCCAACCGTCATCTTCATCGTGTTCGCTTGGCTGCCGACACTCATGCTGACGACGTTCATTCCGGAACTGGCACTTTGGCTGCCCGATCTTCTCCTCAGCGGCACGTAAGCTGGCAGGTTCACAAAAAGGCACCCTATCATCGGGTGCCTTTTTCTTATCCGAAGTTTGATCAGTGTTGATCAAGTGTATATTCCCCATCCGGGAAGCTCGGACAGCGCGCTGCCTTGTGCCTTACTGGACAAACATCCATGAATGCAGGCCGATAAATGCCGCGGTGACCGCGACCAAAGATGCGATCCCGAAAGCGTCTTTAGCGAGTTTCGTCATTGTAGTTTCCTTGTTGCCAGAGACCAATTTTTCAGCCACCTACAGCAGAAATCCGGACCGGAGTAGAACTATTTTCACATAGTTGATATGCAACTTGTGCACGGGTGCATAGCGAACCATTTGTTTCCGCGCCGCCAGAATGCGGACTCGTCGTCGGCCGTGTCAAACAATCTCGGCCACGATCTTTGCCGTCCAGAGTGCAGCATTGAGGTCGGCGGGAAACTGGTCCGACGCGCTGCGTTGACGCGCCATCTGGCTAGGCGGATATGGTTCAAATGTAGTCTCTACAAGACATCGGAGTCGACTCGATCATTGAGCGCAGCATTTCCAGCATGCCCATCTCCGCGCGATTGAAATGCGCTCGGGGGTTCCAGACGAGATGGATGTCGATTGCGGGTGGGTCCTCGTATGGCGGCAATCGCCAGAGCAGACCGTTTTTCTCGTCTGCGCGGGCGATATGCAGCGGCAGGCTGCCAACCCCCAGGCCACAGAAAATCAGCCGACGCACTTCTTCAAGACTGCTCGAGGTCGCAACCCGCTGCCCGTCGATATGTGCTGAAGCCCGCATCATGGCCACTGGCCGAAGGGCATCAGTCAGCCGATCCGTCTGAAAGGACACGAATGTCTCACCCCGTAGATCGCTAAGATCCAAACCGGTCTTGCCGAAAAGTTTGTGGCGAGGTCCGCAATAGAGGCCAAAATACTCGCGAAACATTGTTGCATACTGCAATTGCGGCAACCTTTTATGAACAAGGCAGATCCCAAGACTTGCACGTTTTTGCAAAACGGCCGTAGCCACATTAAGGCTCGTACTGACATCCATGGTGAAGGTGGCGCGTGGATGGCGCTGATGAAACTCGGTCAGGACTTCATCCAGATGTGGCGAGACAACATGGCTTGCCAACGCCATGGTGACGTGGCCCACAACCTCTTCGCCCTTGCGCCGCAAAAGCACTGGCAGGCGCGAAACGGTTCCGAAAATCTCGACCGCCCCCTGATAGAGCATATCCCCTTCTGGTGTGACCTCGAACCGACCGGGCTTGCGCACGATCAGTTTGCGCTCCAGCCGCTCTTCCAGGCGTCTCAGGGCGTTGGAGACAGTTGGCTGCTTGAGGCTC
The Roseinatronobacter monicus DNA segment above includes these coding regions:
- a CDS encoding DUF2282 domain-containing protein, with amino-acid sequence MTTKTNTLSLAASLATALTLAGGHAHAQSATMEKCFGISLAGANDCAAGPGTTCSGTSTVDYQGNAWTLVAAGTCADIELPAMADGTARMGSLEELARDLPPA
- a CDS encoding sigma-70 family RNA polymerase sigma factor, giving the protein MKREPKRGLNSLADTDALEDLMRAANRGDSAAYHRLFTAITPVLRKVVRARGAALGHAGCEDVLQDVLLAIHSKRHTWREDAPLRPWLYAIARHKVVDAFRARGRHVAVSIDDFAEGLPATAGPDPMEGRDMDKVLGQLEPRAAEIVRAFGLNGETTAETAARLDMSEGAVRVALHRALKSIARLRERMIE
- a CDS encoding NrsF family protein, which gives rise to MKTEDLIMALSADTLPRKSVVQQLGRAMPVAILISIAAFFAFWGPRPDIWAALGSAAVLKTVLPLCLVVLAAALAQSLTHPGARHDIRSAALGLSVVLVLGVFGAALLNAGGAGLIAALSTPSLLTCLLSIPVLGLPVLAAAFWALSSGAALRPRLTGAVAGLIAGGLAASVYSLYCDKDMILFVVPAYFAAIASISVIGALLGPRLLKW
- the dctP gene encoding TRAP transporter substrate-binding protein DctP; this translates as MNFSNISRALTAGALSALMSTSALADVVTLRFAGVFPIDHQGTKMMQQIADEVAAADVGLNIDLYPANQLGSGEALFEMVARGNLDLASAFIYADTDPRLEFLSMPYLVGGWDDMDNIMRSMESEYNKILQEITDEYRVHVFAQNPEGFVGVVATQEPANWNTLDDKGMNIRVWSSTLVRSMMQNKGYNTTTMAWGDIFPAIQSGIVDGAICCTKTATYNIFAQSDVGTHFVEYNSISELTSYYASQRTLDRLTPEQVEVLQAAMTKASDEFFEFNRTSDEEYAQRLRDRGYTILSLSEEEMAVMINMVREEIWPSMGDSIGHDIVDRLKSSLE
- a CDS encoding TRAP transporter small permease, which encodes MSHPHPELPIGPDGAVVNHPIKITDELPKFIGAPLNWISIAMMGIVIFSGFLMACTFGAVVVIRYGFGGDLFAYEEWLLAIGIVGFFAGAVVASERQAHIRADVLGSAITNSTAIWWRNFVVLVIELFVTLFIVYACYISIADDFSFPRLRATPVLGIPFVSWRIAIMIGFTLMAVFTAAYLYVHIRKGLGLPLKSDSAKESKK
- a CDS encoding TRAP transporter large permease, whose protein sequence is MIVTVSLLIVVGMLLLGVSVYVAFGSVLLFIALVGDQGVAGFLPRGSEGLRSLVLLAVPLFMIAGAIMERGKIAAPLVSLAEMFIGHIKGGLSAAAVLASGVFGSISGSANATLTCIGGIMMPHLRRANYPEGTSAALIVSAAPLGLLIPPSASHILYGWVAQQNVLRCFLSTVIPALILITLLIATNQFLLRKVTDLKLTDRPTPFIPTFIGQGRLAGPALMMPVIILGGIYGGIMTPTEAAGIAVIYAIPIAIYYYKGLTWKTLAETVGRSGITIGVVLCMVFMVLIVSDNLIAQGAPRMAQQMVYTISENPIVILLMINVVMILIGMLMDDISGMLLATPILLPIAQSTGMDPIHFAAVIGVNLGMANITPPTAPLLYLGAQVCDVSVSRMLWPTVIFIVFAWLPTLMLTTFIPELALWLPDLLLSGT
- a CDS encoding LysR family transcriptional regulator, which codes for MSDPRPDRTSRLPFDLDWNLLRTYLVIVEERGITAAAERLSLKQPTVSNALRRLEERLERKLIVRKPGRFEVTPEGDMLYQGAVEIFGTVSRLPVLLRRKGEEVVGHVTMALASHVVSPHLDEVLTEFHQRHPRATFTMDVSTSLNVATAVLQKRASLGICLVHKRLPQLQYATMFREYFGLYCGPRHKLFGKTGLDLSDLRGETFVSFQTDRLTDALRPVAMMRASAHIDGQRVATSSSLEEVRRLIFCGLGVGSLPLHIARADEKNGLLWRLPPYEDPPAIDIHLVWNPRAHFNRAEMGMLEMLRSMIESTPMSCRDYI